One stretch of Brettanomyces nanus chromosome 4, complete sequence DNA includes these proteins:
- the MAE1 gene encoding NAD-dependent malic enzyme, mitochondrial: MTYRDTEDHIPHATRLTTSGPIECDLSGFQLLNSSLFNKGSAFSLEERAAFDLSGLLPPVVNSLYEQAERAYMQLHFFRTPLAKSDFCTSMRVQNKVLYYKLVRDHIKELLPIVYTPTEGDAIIAYSSRFRKPEGCFLDINDPDGIDDRLRPFGRDKDIDYIVISDSEGILGIGDQGVGGVRICVAKASLMTLCGGLHPGRVLSAVLDVGTNNKKLIEDELYMGNRFPRIRGKAYDEFVEQVMTSLHNRFPHAVIHFEDFGVTTARPVLERYRKRYACFNDDIQGTGAVAMASMSAALKVTNRKLSDAQVLIFGAGSAGLGISDQITNHMVSHGASREQAHQQIHCIDRFGLILDNMEDVSSAAQMSYADKAEDWKGVDTKNLVEVIRKIKPTVMIGCSTQAGAFTEAAVKEMYKHNPRPIIFPLSNPTRLCEVLPEDALKWTDYNALVATGSPFPPVKGHVISENNNCVAFPGIGLGAVLARCKSISDTMISAAVDELAEMSPAVKDHRLGLLPDLETIDETSARIATAVIMQALKEGVVNVEQEDSPSGGKVKVPRDFNRCLAWVKSQMWMPKYRPLIKVEHVNAIHTHQY; this comes from the coding sequence ATGACTTACAGAGATACAGAAGACCATATTCCTCATGCAACCAGACTTACCACATCTGGACCCATTGAATGTGACTTGTCTGGTTTCCAACTGttgaactcttctctttttaaCAAGGGATCTgccttttctcttgaagagagagcTGCATTTGACTTGAGTGGTTTGCTACCCCCAGTAGTGAACAGCTTGTATGAACAGGCAGAGCGTGCCTACATGCAGCTACATTTTTTCAGGACTCCACTGGCCAAGAGCGACTTTTGCACCTCCATGCGTGTTCAGAACAAAGTGTTGTACTACAAGTTGGTGAGAGACCATATCAAGGAACTACTTCCTATCGTTTACACTCCTACGGAGGGGGATGCCATCATTGCATACTCCTCTCGTTTCAGAAAGCCTGAAGGCTGCTTTTTAGATATCAACGATCCAGATGGAATTGATGACAGATTGCGTCCATTTGGTAGAGATAAGGATATCGACTACATTGTTATTTCCGATAGTGAAGGAATTTTAGGTATTGGTGACCAGGGTGTCGGCGGTGTTCGTATATGTGTGGCCAAGGCCTCTTTAATGACTCTCTGTGGTGGCTTGCACCCGGGCAGAGTTTTGTCTGCCGTCTTGGATGTTGGTACTAACAACAAAAAGCTTATTGAGGACGAATTGTACATGGGTAACAGATTTCCCCGTATTCGTGGTAAGGCTTACGACGAGTTTGTCGAACAAGTGATGACTTCTTTGCACAACCGATTTCCTCATGCTGTGATTcactttgaagactttgGTGTTACTACGGCCAGACCCGTCTTAGAGAGGTATAGGAAGAGATATGCCTGCTTCAATGATGACATCCAAGGAACTGGTGCTGTCGCCATGGCTTCTATGTCCGCTGCTTTGAAGGTTACCAACAGAAAGCTATCCGATGCTCAGGTGCTAATCTTTGGTGCTGGATCTGCCGGTCTTGGAATTTCCGATCAGATTACCAACCACATGGTGTCACACGGTGCTAGCCGTGAGCAAGCTCACCAGCAGATTCATTGCATTGACAGATTCGGACTTATACTCGATAATATGGAAGACgtctcttctgctgctcAGATGTCATATGCTGACAAGGCCGAGGACTGGAAAGGAGTTGATACTAAGAACTTGGTTGAGGTTATTCGTAAGATCAAACCCACCGTGATGATAGGATGCTCTACTCAGGCCGGAGCATTTACTGAAGCTGCCGTCAAGGAGATGTACAAACACAATCCCAGACCAATCATCTTTCCATTATCCAACCCTACCAGGCTTTGCGAggttcttccagaagacGCTCTGAAATGGACCGATTACAATGCCTTGGTGGCCACGGGATCTCCATTTCCTCCAGTCAAGGGACATGTGATATCCGAAAACAATAACTGTGTTGCTTTCCCAGGTATCGGTCTTGGCGCTGTCTTGGCCCGCTGCAAGTCCATATCTGATACCATGATATCTGCCGCTGTTGATGAGTTAGCCGAGATGTCTCCTGCCGTCAAGGACCACCGTCTCGGCTTGCTACCTGATTTGGAGACTATTGATGAAACCTCTGCCAGAATTGCCACTGCCGTTATCATGCAAGCATTGAAAGAGGGTGTCGTGAACGTCGAGCAAGAAGACTCTCCAAGTGGTGGAAAAGTTAAGGTGCCTAGAGACTTCAACAGATGCCTTGCCTGGGTGAAGTCTCAGATGTGGATGCCTAAGTACAGACCATTGATTAAGGTCGAACACGTTAATGCTATCCACACTCATCAGTACTGA